A genomic region of Dickeya solani IPO 2222 contains the following coding sequences:
- the recG gene encoding ATP-dependent DNA helicase RecG, with protein sequence MDSRLLHTQPLSTLAGVGASQAEKLARLGLETVQDLLLHLPLRYEDRTHLYLINDVLPGMYATVEGEVLRSDITFGRRRMLTCQISDGSGMLTLRFFNFNAAMKNSLSPGQRVLAYGEVRRGKLGGEMIHPEYRVQGESAAVELQETLTPVYPTTEGIRQVTLRKLTDQALELLDTHPIDELLPQEMRHGLISLPDALRTLHRPPPDVQLAELEQGKHPAQQRLVMEELLAHHLSMLAVRAGAQRHRALALEPKDNLKQQLLAALPFSPTGAQQRVVAEIEQDMNKPFPMMRLVQGDVGSGKTLVAALAALQAIAHGKQVALMAPTELLAEQHAANFRRWFEPLGVEVGWLAGKQKGKARQAQQEAIASGQVSMVIGTHAIFQQQVQFNGLALVIIDEQHRFGVHQRLALWEKGEEQGFHAHQLIMTATPIPRTLAMTAYADLDTSVIDELPPGRTPVTTVAIPDTRRDDIIQRVRNACLQEGRQAYWVCTLIEESELLEAQAAEATCQELKAALPDLTIGLVHGRMKAREKQAAMEAFKANQLHLLVATTVIEVGVDVPNASLMIIENPERLGLAQLHQLRGRVGRGAVASHCVLLYKSPLSKTAQMRLQVLRDSNDGFIIAQRDLEIRGPGELLGTRQTGNAAFRVADLLRDQALIPQVQRVSRHLHEHYPEHARALIDRWLPERTRYTNA encoded by the coding sequence CACCTGCCGTTGCGTTACGAAGACCGCACCCACCTTTACCTGATTAACGATGTGCTGCCGGGCATGTACGCTACCGTAGAAGGCGAAGTGCTGCGCAGCGATATCACCTTTGGTCGCCGTCGGATGCTGACCTGCCAGATCAGCGACGGCAGCGGCATGCTGACGCTGCGCTTCTTTAATTTCAACGCCGCCATGAAAAACAGCCTGTCGCCGGGCCAGCGCGTGCTGGCGTATGGCGAGGTACGCCGCGGCAAGCTGGGCGGCGAAATGATCCATCCGGAATACCGGGTGCAGGGCGAAAGCGCCGCGGTCGAACTGCAGGAAACGTTGACGCCGGTGTACCCCACTACGGAAGGCATACGGCAGGTTACGCTGCGCAAACTGACCGATCAGGCGCTGGAACTGCTGGATACCCACCCGATTGACGAACTGCTGCCTCAGGAGATGCGCCACGGGTTGATCAGCCTGCCGGATGCGTTGCGAACCCTGCACCGCCCACCGCCGGATGTGCAACTGGCTGAACTGGAGCAAGGTAAACATCCGGCGCAGCAACGGCTGGTAATGGAAGAACTGCTGGCGCACCACCTGAGTATGCTGGCGGTACGTGCAGGCGCGCAACGCCACCGGGCGCTGGCGCTTGAGCCCAAAGATAACCTGAAACAGCAGCTGCTGGCCGCCCTGCCGTTCAGCCCTACCGGTGCGCAACAGCGGGTGGTGGCGGAAATCGAACAGGATATGAACAAACCGTTTCCGATGATGCGTCTGGTGCAGGGCGATGTGGGTTCCGGTAAAACGCTGGTGGCGGCGCTGGCGGCGTTGCAGGCTATCGCTCACGGCAAACAGGTGGCGCTGATGGCACCCACCGAACTGCTGGCCGAGCAGCACGCCGCCAACTTCCGCCGCTGGTTCGAGCCGCTCGGTGTCGAAGTTGGTTGGTTGGCGGGCAAGCAAAAGGGCAAGGCGCGGCAGGCCCAGCAGGAGGCTATCGCCAGCGGGCAGGTGTCAATGGTGATTGGTACCCATGCCATTTTTCAGCAACAGGTGCAGTTCAACGGTCTGGCGCTGGTGATCATCGACGAACAACATCGCTTTGGCGTGCATCAGCGGCTGGCGTTGTGGGAAAAAGGCGAAGAGCAGGGGTTCCACGCACACCAATTGATCATGACCGCCACCCCTATCCCCCGTACACTGGCGATGACCGCCTATGCCGACCTGGACACCTCGGTGATCGATGAACTGCCGCCGGGCCGCACGCCGGTTACCACCGTCGCGATTCCGGATACCCGGCGCGATGACATCATTCAGCGGGTGCGCAACGCCTGTCTGCAGGAAGGACGGCAGGCGTACTGGGTCTGCACCCTGATCGAAGAATCCGAGCTGCTGGAGGCGCAGGCAGCCGAAGCCACCTGTCAGGAACTGAAAGCGGCGTTACCCGATCTCACCATCGGGCTGGTGCATGGCCGGATGAAAGCACGGGAAAAGCAGGCCGCCATGGAGGCGTTCAAAGCCAATCAGCTGCATCTGCTGGTCGCCACCACGGTGATTGAAGTCGGGGTGGATGTGCCGAACGCCAGCCTGATGATCATCGAAAATCCGGAGCGGTTGGGGCTGGCGCAATTGCATCAGTTGCGCGGCCGCGTTGGCCGTGGTGCGGTTGCATCCCACTGCGTGCTGCTGTACAAATCGCCACTGAGCAAAACAGCTCAGATGCGGCTACAAGTCCTGCGCGACAGCAACGACGGCTTTATTATCGCCCAGCGCGATCTGGAAATCCGCGGTCCGGGCGAGCTGCTGGGCACCCGCCAGACCGGCAACGCCGCCTTCAGGGTGGCGGATTTGTTGCGGGATCAGGCGTTAATTCCGCAGGTTCAGCGGGTATCGCGTCATCTCCATGAACACTACCCGGAACACGCCAGAGCGTTGATCGATCGCTGGCTGCCGGAACGCACCCGTTATACCAACGCCTGA
- a CDS encoding nucleobase:cation symporter-2 family protein → MSLSTTELPQADAATPANSELIYRLEDRPPLPQTLFAACQHLLAMFVAVITPALLICQALGLPAQDTQHIISMSLFASGLASILQIKTWGPVGSGLLSIQGTSFNFVTPLIMGGMALKNGGADVPTMMAALFGTLMVASCTEILLSRVLHLARRIITPLVSGIVVMIIGLSLIQVGLTSIGGGFAAMSDHTFGAPKNLLLAATVLAVIIILNRQRNPYLRVASLVIAMVVGYLVAWLMGMLPESTGTSSHALINVPTPLYYGLGFDWNLLIPLMLVFMVTSLETIGDITATSDVSEQPVSGPLYMKRLKGGVLANGLNSCLSAVFNTFPNSCFGQNNGVIQLTGVASRYVGFVVALMLIVLGLFPAVSGFVQHIPEPVLGGATIVMFGTIAASGVRIVSREPLNRRAIMIIALSLAVGLGVSQQPLILQFAPEWLKTLLSSGIAAGGITAIVLNLVFPHEKE, encoded by the coding sequence ATGAGTCTTTCCACCACTGAGCTACCTCAGGCCGATGCCGCCACCCCGGCGAACAGCGAGCTGATTTACCGTCTGGAGGACCGGCCTCCTTTACCGCAAACCCTGTTTGCCGCCTGTCAGCATCTGCTGGCGATGTTTGTCGCGGTGATTACCCCGGCGCTGCTGATTTGTCAGGCGCTGGGCCTGCCGGCGCAGGATACCCAGCACATCATCAGCATGTCGCTGTTCGCTTCCGGCCTGGCGTCCATTCTGCAAATCAAGACCTGGGGACCGGTCGGTTCCGGCCTGCTGTCCATTCAGGGCACCAGCTTCAACTTCGTCACCCCGCTGATCATGGGCGGCATGGCGTTGAAAAACGGCGGCGCGGATGTGCCGACGATGATGGCGGCGCTATTCGGCACCCTGATGGTCGCATCCTGCACGGAAATCCTGCTGTCGCGCGTGCTGCATCTGGCGCGTCGCATCATCACGCCGCTGGTTTCCGGCATCGTCGTCATGATCATTGGCCTGTCGCTGATTCAGGTTGGCCTGACCTCGATCGGCGGTGGTTTTGCCGCCATGAGCGACCACACCTTCGGCGCGCCGAAAAACCTGTTGCTGGCAGCCACCGTGCTCGCGGTAATCATCATCCTGAACCGCCAGCGCAACCCCTACCTGCGCGTAGCATCACTGGTGATCGCCATGGTCGTCGGTTATCTGGTCGCCTGGCTGATGGGCATGCTGCCGGAAAGCACCGGTACATCCAGCCATGCGCTGATTAACGTGCCGACCCCGTTGTACTACGGTCTTGGTTTTGACTGGAATCTGCTGATCCCGCTGATGCTGGTGTTCATGGTGACCTCGCTGGAAACCATCGGCGACATCACCGCCACTTCCGATGTGTCTGAACAGCCGGTCAGCGGCCCGCTGTACATGAAGCGCCTGAAAGGCGGCGTGCTGGCTAACGGCCTGAACTCCTGCCTGTCCGCGGTGTTCAATACCTTCCCCAACTCCTGCTTCGGCCAGAATAATGGCGTAATTCAGCTGACCGGCGTTGCCAGTCGGTATGTGGGTTTCGTGGTGGCGCTGATGCTGATCGTGCTGGGCCTGTTCCCGGCGGTGAGCGGTTTTGTTCAACACATTCCTGAACCGGTGCTGGGTGGCGCGACCATCGTGATGTTCGGCACCATCGCCGCATCCGGGGTGCGCATTGTGTCCCGCGAACCGCTCAACCGTCGCGCCATCATGATCATCGCGCTGTCGCTGGCCGTCGGTCTGGGCGTCTCCCAGCAGCCGCTGATTCTGCAGTTCGCGCCGGAATGGCTGAAAACGCTGCTGTCGTCGGGCATTGCTGCGGGCGGTATCACAGCGATCGTGTTGAATCTGGTCTTCCCTCACGAAAAAGAGTAA
- a CDS encoding AsmA family protein: MKLIGKLLLTLLLLALLAVVVLYVLAQTEWGARHISQWVNQRTEYHVSFRKMAHDWSSPGRIQLLDASFGHKDQPVTLVAKSVAVGFSVRQITDPRHFSSLMLEGGTLNLGQTGFTLPIEADVLQLKAMALHAQDGDWRLRGEQVTGGITPWQPEPGYLLGKKAAFQLSAHSLLLNDLPASKVLVQGQFNNQQLTLENFGADVARGELTGNASRAEDGSWLVNNLRLSNVRLQTRQSMADFWQPVTRLPAVTVNRFDLIDARIEGQNWAFTDLDVTLQNVTFKQNDWQSDDGSLSFNATDIVNGNMHLVDPIVSLDLSKQGVNIKQFSTRWEGGLLRTSGNWLRSNQRLTLDELVVAGMEYTLPADWRQRWQQTLPDWLAEVELRKFTANHNLLIDINPEFPFQLTALDGFGSNLLLARNQQWGVWQGALTLNASDATFNKVDVRRPSLALNANDNQIALTDLSAFTQSGLLEAKAVIAQQPARIFTLDLTGKAVAFDVLTRWGWPVPAATPTGNTNLQLHLNGRLEAASPLRPTLNGMLQGIDSAGHAISQAMHQGTVADSIPATPPPPAAPVASPTPTAQP; the protein is encoded by the coding sequence ATGAAACTTATTGGGAAACTTCTTCTCACACTGCTGTTACTGGCACTGCTGGCTGTGGTGGTGCTGTACGTACTAGCCCAGACTGAATGGGGTGCCAGACATATCAGTCAATGGGTTAATCAACGTACCGAATACCACGTGTCATTCAGAAAGATGGCGCATGACTGGTCCTCCCCTGGGCGCATTCAATTGCTGGATGCCAGCTTCGGTCATAAAGATCAACCCGTTACACTGGTCGCAAAAAGCGTAGCTGTGGGATTCAGCGTGCGTCAGATTACCGATCCGCGCCACTTTTCCAGCCTGATGCTGGAAGGCGGCACCCTCAATCTGGGTCAGACCGGCTTTACCCTGCCGATTGAAGCCGATGTTCTGCAACTGAAAGCCATGGCGCTGCATGCGCAGGACGGCGACTGGCGATTGAGAGGCGAACAGGTGACAGGCGGTATTACGCCGTGGCAGCCGGAACCCGGCTATCTGCTGGGTAAAAAGGCGGCGTTCCAGCTCAGCGCGCACTCGCTGCTCCTCAACGACCTGCCAGCCAGCAAGGTATTGGTGCAAGGGCAGTTCAATAACCAACAACTGACGCTGGAGAACTTCGGCGCCGATGTGGCGAGGGGCGAACTAACGGGCAATGCTTCCCGCGCAGAGGACGGCAGTTGGCTTGTCAATAACCTGCGGCTGAGCAATGTCCGGTTGCAAACCCGGCAGTCGATGGCGGATTTCTGGCAACCGGTGACCCGCCTGCCAGCGGTAACCGTCAATCGCTTTGATCTGATCGATGCCCGTATCGAAGGGCAAAACTGGGCGTTCACCGATCTGGACGTCACCCTACAAAACGTGACCTTCAAGCAGAACGACTGGCAGAGCGACGACGGCTCGCTGTCATTCAACGCCACCGATATCGTCAACGGCAACATGCATCTGGTCGACCCGATTGTCAGTCTGGATTTGTCGAAACAGGGCGTGAACATCAAACAGTTCTCTACCCGCTGGGAAGGCGGCCTGCTGCGCACCAGCGGCAACTGGCTGCGCAGCAACCAGCGGCTAACGCTGGACGAGCTGGTGGTGGCCGGCATGGAATACACGCTGCCGGCAGACTGGCGCCAACGCTGGCAGCAAACACTGCCCGACTGGCTGGCGGAAGTGGAGCTTCGGAAATTCACCGCCAATCATAACCTGCTGATTGACATCAACCCGGAGTTTCCCTTCCAGCTTACCGCGCTGGACGGCTTCGGCAGCAACCTGTTGCTGGCGCGCAACCAGCAGTGGGGAGTGTGGCAAGGCGCGCTGACCCTGAACGCCAGTGACGCCACCTTCAACAAGGTCGATGTTCGCCGTCCGTCGCTGGCGCTGAACGCCAATGACAATCAAATCGCCCTGACGGACCTGAGCGCCTTTACCCAGAGCGGTTTGCTGGAAGCCAAGGCGGTGATTGCGCAGCAGCCCGCCCGAATCTTTACATTGGACCTGACCGGCAAAGCCGTGGCGTTCGATGTCCTGACCCGCTGGGGCTGGCCTGTTCCGGCAGCCACACCCACCGGCAACACCAACCTGCAGTTACACCTGAACGGCCGGCTGGAAGCGGCAAGCCCGCTTAGACCGACACTCAACGGCATGCTGCAAGGCATTGACAGCGCCGGACACGCCATCAGTCAGGCAATGCATCAGGGAACGGTGGCAGACAGCATACCCGCCACGCCGCCCCCACCGGCGGCACCCGTAGCGTCGCCAACCCCAACCGCACAGCCTTGA
- the fabY gene encoding fatty acid biosynthesis protein FabY, producing the protein MYYLRVPESAEELDAYYQFRWEMLRKPLHQPLGSERDAYDALAHHQTIVDGNGNLVAVGRLSINADNEASIRFLAVHPDVQRKGLGTLMAMALESVARQEGVKRVVCSAREDAMAFFSRLGFVNQGEITTPMTTPVRHFLMIKPVATLDDILHRPDWCGQLQQAWYNHIPLSEKMGVRISQYTGQKFITTMPETGNQNPHHTLFAGSMFSLATLTGWGLIWLLLRERQLGGTIILADAHIRYSTPVTGRPSAVADLGSLSGDLDRLARGRKARVQLQVELFGNDKKGAVFEGIYIVLPPDQNELLEQGGSAIR; encoded by the coding sequence ATGTATTACCTGAGAGTGCCTGAAAGCGCCGAAGAGCTGGATGCGTATTACCAGTTCCGCTGGGAAATGTTGCGTAAACCGCTGCATCAGCCGCTCGGTTCCGAACGGGATGCCTATGATGCGCTGGCGCACCATCAAACCATTGTTGATGGGAACGGAAATCTGGTCGCGGTAGGGCGTCTCTCTATTAATGCCGACAATGAAGCCTCGATCCGGTTTCTGGCGGTGCACCCTGACGTACAGCGCAAGGGCCTGGGGACGCTAATGGCGATGGCGCTGGAGTCGGTCGCGCGCCAGGAAGGCGTGAAGCGGGTAGTGTGCAGCGCCCGCGAGGATGCGATGGCGTTCTTCTCCCGCCTTGGCTTTGTCAATCAGGGTGAAATCACCACGCCGATGACCACGCCGGTACGCCACTTTTTGATGATTAAACCGGTGGCGACGCTGGATGATATTCTGCATCGTCCGGACTGGTGTGGCCAGTTGCAGCAGGCGTGGTACAACCACATTCCTCTCAGTGAAAAAATGGGTGTACGCATCAGTCAGTACACCGGGCAGAAGTTTATTACCACCATGCCGGAGACGGGGAACCAGAACCCACATCATACGTTGTTCGCCGGCAGCATGTTCTCGCTGGCGACGCTTACCGGATGGGGCTTGATTTGGTTGCTGCTGCGTGAGCGGCAACTGGGCGGCACCATTATTCTGGCGGATGCGCATATTCGCTACAGCACGCCGGTGACCGGTCGCCCCAGTGCGGTGGCGGATTTGGGGTCGCTGAGCGGCGATCTGGATCGGCTGGCTCGTGGGCGCAAAGCGCGGGTGCAGTTGCAGGTGGAGCTGTTTGGCAATGATAAAAAAGGCGCGGTGTTTGAAGGTATCTATATCGTGCTGCCGCCGGATCAGAATGAATTACTGGAGCAAGGCGGCTCTGCTATTCGCTAA
- the dtd gene encoding D-aminoacyl-tRNA deacylase, producing the protein MIALIQRVSGASVAVEGAIVGEIDHGLLVLLGVEQGDDEQKAARLCEKVIGYRIFSDDNGKMNLNVQQVGGSLLVVSQFTLAADTQKGMRPSFSRGAAPAEADRLYQYFVGQCRERGLATETGRFAADMKVSLVNDGPVTFWLQV; encoded by the coding sequence ATGATCGCATTAATTCAGCGGGTATCCGGCGCGAGTGTAGCGGTAGAAGGCGCGATAGTCGGGGAAATTGATCACGGGTTGCTGGTATTGCTGGGCGTAGAGCAAGGTGACGACGAACAGAAGGCGGCCCGTTTATGCGAAAAGGTGATCGGCTATCGGATTTTCAGCGATGACAACGGCAAGATGAACCTGAACGTTCAGCAAGTCGGCGGCAGTTTGCTGGTGGTGTCGCAGTTTACGCTGGCGGCGGATACGCAAAAGGGCATGCGCCCCAGCTTTTCCCGCGGTGCGGCGCCCGCCGAAGCCGATCGGCTGTATCAGTATTTTGTCGGCCAGTGCCGTGAACGCGGGCTGGCGACGGAAACCGGCCGGTTTGCCGCGGACATGAAAGTATCTCTGGTAAATGATGGACCGGTAACCTTCTGGTTGCAGGTCTAG
- the yihX gene encoding glucose-1-phosphatase has product MLYIFDLGNVVIDIDFNRVVGVWSNLSGAPLAALRERFVLGNTFEQHERGEISDEEFASRLCHELGITLSFEQFSTGWQAIFIGVRKDVIDIMHRLRQEGHRVVILSNTNRLHCQFWPDEYPEVQQAVDRLYLSQDIGQRKPEAAIYHHVLREEGVDASDALFFDDNVANVDAANALGIRSILVSDRQVVPDFFASQVFKQES; this is encoded by the coding sequence ATGCTGTATATCTTTGATTTAGGTAATGTGGTGATCGATATTGATTTCAATCGTGTTGTGGGGGTGTGGAGCAATCTGAGCGGCGCGCCGTTGGCGGCCCTGCGTGAGCGTTTTGTTCTGGGGAACACCTTTGAACAGCATGAGCGCGGTGAAATCAGCGATGAGGAATTTGCGTCGCGGTTGTGCCATGAGCTGGGGATTACACTCAGTTTTGAGCAGTTCTCGACCGGTTGGCAGGCAATTTTCATCGGTGTGCGCAAAGATGTGATCGATATCATGCATCGTTTGCGGCAGGAAGGGCATCGCGTGGTAATACTCTCCAATACCAATCGCTTGCACTGTCAATTCTGGCCGGATGAATACCCCGAAGTCCAGCAAGCCGTGGACCGGCTTTATCTGTCGCAGGATATCGGCCAGCGCAAACCTGAGGCGGCGATTTATCACCATGTTCTGCGCGAAGAAGGCGTTGACGCCAGTGACGCACTCTTTTTTGACGACAATGTCGCCAATGTGGACGCGGCGAATGCATTGGGCATCCGCTCCATTCTGGTTAGCGATCGGCAGGTGGTGCCGGATTTTTTTGCCAGCCAGGTTTTTAAGCAGGAGTCGTAA
- the typA gene encoding ribosome-dependent GTPase TypA — MIENLRNIAIIAHVDHGKTTLVDKLLQQSGTLGERNEATERVMDSNDLEKERGITILAKNTAINWNDYRINIVDTPGHADFGGEVERVMSMVDSVLLLVDAMDGPMPQTRFVTQKAFAYGLKPIVVINKVDRPGARPDWVVDQVFDLFVNLGATDEQLDFPIVYASALNGIAGLDHNDMAEDMTPLFEAIVKHVEAPNVDLNGPFQMQISQLDYNNYVGVIGIGRIKRGVVKPNQQVSIIDSEGKVRNGKVSQVLGHLGLQRIESSLAEAGDIVAITGLGELNISDTVCETSCVEALPALSVDEPTVTMYFCVNTSPFCGKEGKYVTSRQILDRLRKELVHNVALRVEETEDPDAFRVSGRGELHLSVLIENMRREGFELAVSRPKVIFRTIDGRRQEPFEQVTVDIEEQHQGSVMEALGVRKGDMRDMIPDGKGRVRLDYVIPSRGLIGFRTDFMTMTSGTGLLYSTFSHYDDIRPGEIGQRQNGVLISNGQGKAVAYALFSLQERGKLFLGHGAEVYEGQIIGIHTRSNDLTVNCLTGKKLTNMRASGTDEATVLVPPVKMSLEQALEFIDDDELVEVTPNSVRLRKRHLTENDRRRANRSAKDE; from the coding sequence GTGATCGAAAATTTGCGTAACATCGCTATCATTGCACACGTTGACCATGGAAAAACTACCCTGGTTGACAAACTGCTGCAACAGTCCGGTACGTTGGGTGAGCGTAACGAAGCCACCGAACGTGTTATGGACTCCAATGACTTGGAAAAAGAGCGCGGAATTACCATCCTCGCCAAAAACACTGCCATCAACTGGAACGACTACCGCATCAATATCGTAGATACCCCGGGACACGCCGACTTCGGCGGCGAGGTAGAACGAGTGATGTCTATGGTGGACTCTGTACTGCTGCTGGTAGACGCGATGGACGGTCCGATGCCGCAGACGCGTTTCGTGACCCAGAAAGCTTTTGCCTATGGCCTGAAGCCTATCGTTGTCATCAATAAGGTTGACCGCCCCGGCGCGCGTCCTGACTGGGTGGTCGATCAGGTCTTCGATCTGTTCGTGAACCTGGGTGCCACCGATGAGCAGCTGGACTTCCCGATCGTTTATGCGTCCGCGCTGAACGGCATCGCCGGTCTGGATCATAACGATATGGCGGAAGACATGACCCCGCTGTTCGAAGCCATCGTGAAACACGTTGAAGCGCCGAATGTCGATCTCAACGGCCCGTTCCAGATGCAGATCTCCCAGCTGGATTACAACAACTACGTTGGCGTTATCGGCATCGGCCGTATCAAACGTGGCGTGGTGAAACCGAACCAGCAGGTCAGCATCATCGACAGCGAAGGCAAGGTACGTAACGGTAAAGTGAGCCAGGTGCTGGGTCATCTGGGCCTGCAGCGTATCGAAAGCTCGTTGGCGGAAGCTGGCGACATCGTAGCGATCACCGGTCTGGGCGAACTGAACATTTCCGACACCGTTTGCGAGACTTCTTGCGTCGAAGCGCTGCCGGCATTGTCGGTAGATGAGCCGACCGTGACCATGTATTTTTGCGTGAACACCTCGCCGTTCTGCGGCAAGGAAGGCAAATACGTCACGTCCCGCCAGATTCTGGATCGCCTGCGTAAAGAACTGGTACACAACGTGGCGCTGCGTGTGGAAGAAACGGAAGACCCGGATGCGTTCCGTGTGTCCGGCCGTGGCGAACTGCACCTGTCCGTTCTGATCGAGAACATGCGTCGTGAAGGTTTCGAACTGGCGGTATCCCGTCCGAAAGTTATCTTCCGCACCATCGACGGCCGCCGTCAGGAGCCGTTCGAGCAGGTGACTGTGGATATCGAAGAACAGCATCAGGGTTCGGTGATGGAAGCGCTGGGTGTGCGTAAAGGCGATATGCGCGACATGATTCCGGATGGCAAAGGTCGCGTACGTCTGGATTACGTGATTCCGAGCCGTGGCCTGATCGGCTTCCGTACCGATTTCATGACCATGACGTCCGGCACCGGTCTGCTGTACTCCACCTTCAGCCACTATGATGACATCCGTCCGGGTGAAATCGGCCAGCGTCAGAACGGCGTGCTGATCTCCAACGGTCAGGGCAAGGCAGTCGCTTATGCGCTGTTCAGCCTGCAGGAGCGCGGCAAACTGTTCCTGGGCCACGGTGCCGAAGTGTACGAAGGCCAGATCATCGGTATTCACACTCGTTCTAACGACCTGACCGTTAACTGTCTGACGGGTAAAAAGCTGACCAACATGCGTGCTTCCGGTACCGACGAAGCCACCGTGCTGGTACCGCCGGTGAAAATGTCGCTGGAGCAGGCGCTGGAGTTCATCGATGACGACGAACTGGTTGAAGTAACGCCGAATTCTGTTCGTCTGCGTAAACGTCACCTGACGGAAAACGACCGTCGTCGTGCGAACCGTTCCGCCAAGGACGAATAA
- the glnA gene encoding glutamate--ammonia ligase, translating to MSVEHVLTMLNEHEVKFVDLRFTDTKGKEQHVTIPAHQVDADFFEDGKMFDGSSIGGWKGINESDMVLMPDATTAVLDPFFEESTLIIRCDILEPGTMQGYDRDPRSIAKRAEDFLRSSGIADTVLFGPEPEFFLFDDVRFGSSISGSHVSIDDIEGAWNSSTKYEDGNKGHRPAVKGGYFPVPPVDSAQDLRSAMCLTMEQMGLVVEAHHHEVATAGQNEVATRFNTMTKKADEIQIYKYVVHNVAHAFGKTATFMPKPMFGDNGSGMHCHMSLAKDGANLFSGDKYGGLSETALYYIGGVIKHAKAINALSNPTTNSYKRLVPGYEAPVMLAYSARNRSASIRIPVVSSPKARRIEVRFPDPAANPYLCFAALLMAGLDGIINKIHPGDAMDKNLYDLPPEEAKEIPTVAGSLEEALNALNADREFLTRGGVFTDDAIDAYIELRIAENDRVRMTPHPVEFELYYSV from the coding sequence ATGTCAGTAGAACACGTTTTGACGATGCTGAATGAACATGAGGTGAAGTTTGTTGACCTTCGCTTCACGGACACCAAAGGTAAAGAACAGCACGTCACTATTCCGGCCCACCAGGTTGATGCTGACTTCTTCGAAGACGGCAAAATGTTTGATGGTTCCTCGATTGGCGGCTGGAAAGGCATCAACGAATCCGACATGGTGTTAATGCCGGATGCGACTACTGCGGTTCTGGATCCATTCTTCGAAGAATCGACCCTGATCATCCGTTGTGACATTCTGGAACCGGGCACCATGCAGGGCTATGACCGCGACCCGCGCTCCATCGCCAAACGCGCTGAAGACTTCCTGCGCTCTTCCGGCATCGCCGACACCGTGCTGTTCGGGCCTGAGCCGGAATTCTTCCTGTTCGATGACGTGCGCTTCGGCAGCAGCATCTCCGGTTCCCACGTCTCCATTGACGACATCGAAGGCGCCTGGAACTCCAGCACCAAATACGAAGACGGCAACAAGGGCCACCGCCCGGCTGTAAAAGGTGGTTACTTCCCGGTTCCGCCGGTAGATTCTGCGCAGGATCTGCGTTCTGCTATGTGTCTGACCATGGAGCAGATGGGCCTGGTGGTTGAAGCACATCACCACGAAGTAGCGACCGCTGGTCAGAACGAAGTGGCTACCCGCTTCAACACCATGACCAAGAAAGCCGACGAAATCCAGATCTACAAATATGTCGTGCACAACGTGGCGCACGCTTTCGGCAAAACCGCAACCTTCATGCCGAAACCGATGTTCGGCGATAACGGTTCCGGTATGCACTGCCACATGTCTCTGGCTAAAGACGGCGCCAACCTGTTCTCCGGCGACAAATACGGCGGCCTGTCCGAAACCGCGCTGTACTACATCGGCGGTGTGATCAAACACGCTAAAGCCATCAACGCGCTGTCCAACCCGACCACCAACTCCTACAAGCGTCTGGTTCCAGGTTACGAAGCGCCGGTTATGCTGGCCTACTCTGCCCGTAACCGTTCAGCCTCTATCCGTATTCCGGTGGTATCCAGCCCGAAAGCACGCCGTATCGAAGTACGCTTCCCGGACCCGGCCGCCAACCCGTACCTGTGCTTCGCCGCACTGCTGATGGCCGGCCTGGACGGCATCATCAACAAGATTCACCCGGGCGATGCCATGGACAAGAACCTGTACGATCTGCCGCCGGAAGAAGCGAAAGAGATCCCGACCGTAGCCGGCTCTCTGGAAGAAGCGCTGAACGCCCTGAATGCAGACCGCGAGTTCCTGACCCGTGGCGGCGTATTCACCGACGACGCGATCGATGCTTACATCGAACTGCGTATCGCTGAAAACGACCGTGTTCGCATGACGCCGCATCCGGTTGAGTTCGAACTGTACTACAGCGTGTAA